In the genome of Coregonus clupeaformis isolate EN_2021a chromosome 11, ASM2061545v1, whole genome shotgun sequence, one region contains:
- the LOC121577342 gene encoding RIB43A-like with coiled-coils protein 2 isoform X1: MYNIELLSDRIAAASLERRRNRETERQDRIFNAKVRTIGIDKVALESQVNERKKKEEAEAESLKAHAADAVCNDKAACLLDQRQLKDERLLQGAIEDFRLNFQPRWSRREYDLSNPDKVKNQDRIQMLPGLVGEDPDSQGRLKKQQEQLREWSVQQQHELATARHQQRLEEHQYDQDVVALDFKALQLQKIEEERRRAAALATKDFNLAKAAENAEKRWKEWQQEEEDNRTDILNQLQGELLSESQEQGISVLGLPRLRPDSCKGLTNEQLQHIIDCHQQQIEKRRSIEWNEPLSSRLVVQAEQQQEEVHQDRCCVASAHTALLLERQQARINKQLRRTLDNTNTQLAEAHHEQKKYLDNVYTNIPDDSYFSQFNTSSR, from the exons ATGTACAATATAGAATTACTTTCGGACCGCATTGCTGCTGCTAGTTTGGAGAGGAGGCGCAATAGAGAGACGGAACGTCAAGATAGGATTTTCAATGCTAAAGTTAGAACAATTGGG ATAGATAAAGTGGCTCTTGAATCCCAagtgaatgaaagaaagaaaaaagaggaGGCAGAGGCAGAGTCACTAAAAGCACATG CTGCAGATGCGGTGTGTAATGACAAGGCCGCCTGTCTACTTGATCAACGCCAACTCAAGGATGAGCGTCTGCTGCAGGGAGCCATAGAGGACTTCCGGCTGAACTTCCAGCCGCGGTGGAGCCGACGAGAGTATGACTTAAGCAACCCGGACAAAGTTAAGAATCAGGACAGGATCCAGATGCTGCCGGGGCTTGTGGGTGAAGACCCAGACAGCCAGGGGAGGCTGAAGAAGCAGCAGGAGCAGCTCAGAGAGTGGTCCGTCCAGCAGCAACATGAGCTGGCCACAGCACGACACCAGCAGAGACTGGAAG AGCACCAGTATGACCAGGATGTAGTGGCCCTGGACTTCAAAGCTCTCCAGCTCCAGAAGatcgaggaggagaggaggagagccgcAGCCCTGGCTACAAAGGATTTCAATCTGGCAAAG GCAGCAGAGAATGCAGAGAAGCGGTGGAAGGAGtggcagcaggaggaggaggacaacagGACAGACATCCTAAACCAGCTGCAGGGGGAGCTGCTGAGTGAGAGCCAGGAGCAGGGCATCAGTGTGCTGGGTCTACCCCGCCTCAGGCCTGACAGCTGCAAGGGCCTCACAAACGAGCAGCTGCAGCACATCATCGACTGCCATCAGCAACAGATCGAGAAGAGG AGAAGCATCGAATGGAATGAACCTCTCTCTTCACGTTTGGTTGTGCAGGCTgagcagcagcaggaggaggtCCACCAGGACCGGTGCTGTGTGGCCTCGGCTCACACCGCCCTACTACTGGAGAGACAGCAGGCCCGCATCAACAAGCAGCTCCGTCGCACCCTGGATAACACCAACACACAGCTGGCTGAGGCCCACCATGAACA GAAAAAGTACTTGGATAATGTGTACACTAACATCCCAGATGACAGTTACTTCTCCCAGTTCAACACCAGCAGTCGATAA
- the LOC121577342 gene encoding RIB43A-like with coiled-coils protein 2 isoform X2 has translation MYNIELLSDRIAAASLERRRNRETERQDRIFNAKVRTIGIDKVALESQVNERKKKEEAEAESLKAHAADAVCNDKAACLLDQRQLKDERLLQGAIEDFRLNFQPRWSRREYDLSNPDKVKNQDRIQMLPGLVGEDPDSQGRLKKQQEQLREWSVQQQHELATARHQQRLEEHQYDQDVVALDFKALQLQKIEEERRRAAALATKDFNLAKAAENAEKRWKEWQQEEEDNRTDILNQLQGELLSESQEQGISVLGLPRLRPDSCKGLTNEQLQHIIDCHQQQIEKRAEQQQEEVHQDRCCVASAHTALLLERQQARINKQLRRTLDNTNTQLAEAHHEQKKYLDNVYTNIPDDSYFSQFNTSSR, from the exons ATGTACAATATAGAATTACTTTCGGACCGCATTGCTGCTGCTAGTTTGGAGAGGAGGCGCAATAGAGAGACGGAACGTCAAGATAGGATTTTCAATGCTAAAGTTAGAACAATTGGG ATAGATAAAGTGGCTCTTGAATCCCAagtgaatgaaagaaagaaaaaagaggaGGCAGAGGCAGAGTCACTAAAAGCACATG CTGCAGATGCGGTGTGTAATGACAAGGCCGCCTGTCTACTTGATCAACGCCAACTCAAGGATGAGCGTCTGCTGCAGGGAGCCATAGAGGACTTCCGGCTGAACTTCCAGCCGCGGTGGAGCCGACGAGAGTATGACTTAAGCAACCCGGACAAAGTTAAGAATCAGGACAGGATCCAGATGCTGCCGGGGCTTGTGGGTGAAGACCCAGACAGCCAGGGGAGGCTGAAGAAGCAGCAGGAGCAGCTCAGAGAGTGGTCCGTCCAGCAGCAACATGAGCTGGCCACAGCACGACACCAGCAGAGACTGGAAG AGCACCAGTATGACCAGGATGTAGTGGCCCTGGACTTCAAAGCTCTCCAGCTCCAGAAGatcgaggaggagaggaggagagccgcAGCCCTGGCTACAAAGGATTTCAATCTGGCAAAG GCAGCAGAGAATGCAGAGAAGCGGTGGAAGGAGtggcagcaggaggaggaggacaacagGACAGACATCCTAAACCAGCTGCAGGGGGAGCTGCTGAGTGAGAGCCAGGAGCAGGGCATCAGTGTGCTGGGTCTACCCCGCCTCAGGCCTGACAGCTGCAAGGGCCTCACAAACGAGCAGCTGCAGCACATCATCGACTGCCATCAGCAACAGATCGAGAAGAGG GCTgagcagcagcaggaggaggtCCACCAGGACCGGTGCTGTGTGGCCTCGGCTCACACCGCCCTACTACTGGAGAGACAGCAGGCCCGCATCAACAAGCAGCTCCGTCGCACCCTGGATAACACCAACACACAGCTGGCTGAGGCCCACCATGAACA GAAAAAGTACTTGGATAATGTGTACACTAACATCCCAGATGACAGTTACTTCTCCCAGTTCAACACCAGCAGTCGATAA